One window of Desulfobacteraceae bacterium genomic DNA carries:
- a CDS encoding MFS transporter, whose product MTAHSLSTGAEAPRPAAGTFQAGRVLALSVCHFIHDVYSSFLAPLLPLLIAKHSLSLTQAGLLTTVMQVPALLNPVIGTLADRMSTRWFIILAPSLTAVPMSLMGLAPSYTVLLILMFLAGISVALFHVPAPVMVSRLSGTRVGRGMSFFMTGGELARSLGPLAAVGAVSVLGFEGFYPVMGVGLLASLWLYNRFADVPLKVAGPKRASIRQVWRETRHVLLPLSGILTARGFMHAAMTAFLPTFILQETGNLWLAGAGLTIFEGAGVVGVLAAGSLSDVFGRRRVLLVSLIGAPLSLFLFTWLSGPARVFMLVCTGFTLLSTSPVMLAIVQERAVKSPAAANGLYMMISFMARSAIVVGVGYLGDLMGLRDTYLAAAALGLLGLPFVMMLPRSRPAAGI is encoded by the coding sequence ATGACGGCCCACAGCCTGAGCACCGGCGCGGAGGCGCCGCGCCCGGCGGCCGGGACGTTTCAAGCCGGTCGGGTGCTGGCCCTTTCGGTCTGCCATTTCATCCACGACGTCTATTCCAGCTTCCTGGCGCCGCTGCTGCCGCTGCTGATCGCGAAGCACTCCCTGTCGCTGACCCAGGCGGGGCTTCTGACCACCGTCATGCAGGTGCCGGCCCTGCTCAACCCCGTCATCGGCACCCTGGCCGACCGCATGAGCACGCGCTGGTTCATCATTCTGGCGCCCTCCCTGACGGCGGTGCCCATGAGCCTGATGGGCTTGGCCCCGTCCTACACGGTCCTCCTGATCCTGATGTTTTTGGCCGGCATCAGCGTGGCGCTCTTTCACGTGCCCGCACCGGTGATGGTCTCCCGGCTTTCGGGCACACGGGTGGGGCGGGGGATGAGTTTTTTCATGACCGGCGGGGAATTGGCCCGCTCTTTAGGGCCGTTGGCGGCGGTTGGTGCGGTGTCGGTGCTGGGCTTCGAGGGCTTTTACCCGGTGATGGGGGTGGGGCTGCTGGCCTCGCTCTGGCTTTACAACCGTTTTGCGGATGTACCCCTCAAAGTCGCGGGGCCCAAAAGAGCCTCGATCCGCCAGGTCTGGCGGGAGACACGCCATGTGCTTCTGCCGCTTTCGGGCATTCTGACGGCGCGGGGGTTCATGCACGCTGCCATGACGGCCTTCCTGCCGACCTTCATCCTCCAAGAGACCGGCAATCTCTGGCTGGCCGGCGCCGGCCTGACCATTTTCGAGGGCGCCGGCGTGGTGGGCGTGCTGGCCGCCGGCTCGCTGAGCGACGTCTTCGGCCGCCGGCGGGTGCTGCTGGTCTCGCTGATCGGGGCCCCGCTGAGCCTTTTTCTCTTCACCTGGCTCAGCGGCCCGGCGCGCGTTTTCATGCTGGTCTGCACCGGCTTCACCCTGCTGTCCACCTCACCGGTGATGCTGGCCATTGTGCAGGAGCGGGCGGTCAAGAGTCCGGCGGCCGCCAACGGACTCTACATGATGATCTCCTTCATGGCCCGATCGGCGATCGTGGTGGGGGTGGGGTACCTGGGGGACCTGATGGGGCTTCGCGACACCTACCTGGCGGCCGCCGCCCTCGGGCTGCTGGGGCTGCCCTTCGTGATGATGCTGCCCCGCAGCCGGCCGGCAGCCGGGATCTGA
- a CDS encoding ferritin family protein, protein MFTIKEILDLSVQIEKNGEATYRQAARRITHPVLVPLLEWLADEEARHAAWFAEKARVAADTFQTPVLEELNQGLLTQLVAGQSFSLEDADFTNMQTVAQLLAVSVAFEEDTVLFYEMLKPFIEDPATLAQLETIIAEENRHIEKLQTFLESEAGVADACR, encoded by the coding sequence TTGTTCACCATCAAAGAGATACTGGATCTATCCGTCCAGATCGAGAAAAACGGCGAGGCCACCTACCGCCAGGCCGCTCGCCGCATCACCCACCCGGTGCTGGTGCCGCTGCTGGAGTGGCTGGCCGATGAGGAGGCGCGCCACGCCGCCTGGTTTGCCGAAAAGGCCCGGGTGGCCGCCGACACTTTTCAGACCCCGGTGCTGGAAGAGCTCAACCAGGGGCTGCTGACCCAACTGGTCGCAGGCCAGAGCTTCTCCCTCGAGGATGCCGATTTTACCAACATGCAGACGGTCGCCCAGTTGCTGGCAGTATCGGTGGCCTTTGAAGAGGATACCGTGCTCTTCTACGAGATGCTCAAACCGTTCATCGAGGACCCGGCCACTCTGGCGCAGTTGGAGACGATCATCGCCGAGGAAAACCGCCACATCGAGAAGTTGCAGACCTTCCTGGAAAGTGAGGCCGGTGTCGCCGACGCGTGCCGCTGA
- a CDS encoding cytoplasmic protein, which produces MPVDRNPDIDFTVDRANLYLEEGFTDMKVASIRRLTPVKADGSPDPGRRTVFIGQTQLMTPEGPLPIQNELAAATLSEAIDKFPAAMAEAMQHVILELRRMEQMQQQQKSQKDSRIIVPGR; this is translated from the coding sequence ATGCCAGTCGACCGGAACCCCGACATCGATTTTACCGTTGATCGCGCCAACCTCTACCTGGAGGAGGGCTTCACCGATATGAAGGTGGCCTCCATCCGGCGCCTGACCCCGGTGAAGGCCGACGGCTCGCCGGACCCCGGCCGCCGGACCGTCTTTATCGGTCAGACCCAGCTGATGACCCCCGAAGGCCCCCTGCCGATTCAAAACGAGCTGGCGGCGGCAACCCTCAGCGAGGCCATCGACAAGTTCCCCGCGGCCATGGCCGAAGCCATGCAGCACGTGATTCTGGAGCTGCGCCGGATGGAGCAGATGCAACAGCAGCAGAAGAGCCAAAAGGATTCGCGGATCATCGTGCCGGGCCGTTAA
- a CDS encoding hydrolase, protein MPTRTEAFALLQKYNRSDSLIKHALAVEGVMRHFARQNGQDEEKWGIVGLVHDLDYEQFPEAHCRKTEEILTAEGWPAEMIRAVVSHGWGICSEVRPESPMEKTLYAVDELTGLVATTALVRPSRSVLDLTAQSVKKKWKDKRFAAGVDRTIIDRGAEMLGMDRSALITETILGMRTVAEAIGLAGQPAQP, encoded by the coding sequence ATGCCCACCCGAACAGAGGCCTTTGCCCTTCTGCAGAAGTACAACCGCAGCGACAGCCTGATCAAACACGCCCTGGCCGTGGAGGGGGTCATGCGCCATTTCGCCCGCCAAAACGGCCAGGACGAGGAAAAGTGGGGCATCGTGGGCCTGGTCCACGATCTCGACTACGAGCAGTTCCCCGAAGCGCACTGCCGCAAGACCGAGGAGATCCTGACCGCCGAGGGGTGGCCCGCGGAGATGATCCGCGCGGTGGTCAGCCACGGCTGGGGCATCTGCTCGGAGGTCCGGCCGGAGTCGCCGATGGAGAAAACCCTCTACGCCGTTGACGAACTCACCGGGCTGGTGGCCACCACCGCGCTGGTGCGCCCCAGCCGCAGCGTGCTGGACCTGACCGCCCAGTCGGTCAAGAAAAAATGGAAGGACAAGCGCTTCGCCGCCGGGGTCGACCGCACCATCATCGACCGCGGGGCGGAGATGCTGGGCATGGACCGCAGCGCCCTGATCACCGAGACCATCCTGGGCATGCGGACGGTGGCCGAGGCCATCGGGCTCGCGGGACAGCCCGCCCAACCATGA